In Rhodanobacter humi, the following are encoded in one genomic region:
- a CDS encoding DoxX family protein, whose product MDHSLTVPAISRRLASWAPIPLRLIVGYGFMEHGFAKLGRGADAFAAILRAIGVPFPHLMSWATILVEVFGGLAILLGAFVALASVPMAIVLLVAIFTVHLPYGFSSIKLMAVTPAGAHFGQPGYECDLLYLAGLAALVLGGVGPWALDNLLRKRKEQPPDDGPA is encoded by the coding sequence GTGGACCATTCCCTGACCGTACCCGCGATATCCCGACGGCTTGCCAGCTGGGCGCCGATCCCCCTGCGCCTGATCGTGGGCTACGGATTCATGGAGCACGGCTTCGCCAAGCTTGGCCGCGGCGCCGATGCGTTCGCGGCGATCCTGCGGGCCATCGGCGTGCCTTTTCCACACCTGATGTCCTGGGCCACCATCCTGGTCGAAGTGTTCGGGGGATTGGCCATCCTGCTGGGCGCCTTCGTGGCGCTGGCCAGCGTGCCGATGGCGATCGTGCTGCTGGTGGCCATCTTCACCGTGCACCTGCCCTACGGCTTCAGCTCGATCAAGCTGATGGCCGTCACGCCGGCCGGCGCGCACTTCGGGCAGCCGGGCTACGAATGCGACCTGCTCTACCTTGCCGGCCTGGCCGCGCTGGTGCTGGGCGGCGTGGGACCGTGGGCGCTGGACAACCTGTTGCGCAAGCGCAAGGAACAGCCCCCGGATGACGGTCCTGCATGA
- a CDS encoding carboxymuconolactone decarboxylase family protein translates to MYDMKNLSRLKKLDEKTPDAMQAFRAFDKAAFTAGALDARQKQLIAVAVALTTQCPYCIEIHTRAARDAGADDTQLAETAMVAAAIRAGGAITHASHLLHD, encoded by the coding sequence ATGTACGACATGAAGAACCTGAGCCGCCTGAAAAAGCTCGACGAGAAGACGCCGGACGCCATGCAGGCGTTCCGGGCCTTCGACAAGGCGGCCTTCACCGCGGGCGCCCTCGACGCGCGACAGAAGCAGCTGATCGCGGTGGCCGTGGCGCTGACCACGCAATGCCCATATTGCATCGAGATCCACACCAGGGCGGCACGCGACGCCGGCGCCGACGACACGCAACTGGCCGAGACCGCCATGGTCGCCGCGGCGATCCGCGCCGGCGGCGCGATCACCCACGCCAGCCACCTGCTGCACGACTGA
- a CDS encoding alpha/beta hydrolase: MKLWIMVLCLLLACAGAQAAETAWQPSAGHVELPLWPGTPPDMKPMPGPEYAKTGTTLLAGKTVTAVSNVSRPTMTVYAPQGKNTGAAVVVIPGGGFEILAIDLEGTEICDWLTARGITCVLLKYRVPGAPYDWHCDCRPHNFQVPTMALEDVQRTMGLVRLHAKAWHIDPNKIGVVGFSAGGFLVAEISTHFDKRLYKPVDAADQESARPDFAMAIYPGHLAHDDGTLNKNVPVTRDTPPTFIVQAENDDVDGVQQALTYFAALKAADVPTEMHLYAQGGHAFGVRRTNLPITRWTDLADAWMRTIGVLSP; this comes from the coding sequence ATGAAACTGTGGATCATGGTCCTGTGCCTGCTGCTTGCATGCGCGGGCGCGCAGGCGGCGGAAACGGCCTGGCAACCTTCCGCCGGCCATGTGGAGCTGCCGCTGTGGCCGGGCACGCCGCCCGACATGAAGCCCATGCCGGGGCCGGAGTACGCGAAAACCGGCACCACGCTGCTCGCCGGCAAGACCGTGACCGCCGTGAGCAACGTGTCGCGACCCACCATGACGGTCTATGCCCCGCAAGGGAAGAACACCGGCGCCGCGGTGGTGGTGATCCCCGGCGGCGGCTTCGAGATCCTGGCCATCGACCTGGAAGGCACCGAGATCTGCGACTGGCTGACCGCGCGCGGCATCACCTGCGTGCTGCTGAAATACCGCGTTCCGGGTGCGCCCTACGACTGGCACTGCGATTGCCGGCCGCACAATTTTCAGGTGCCGACGATGGCGCTGGAGGACGTGCAGCGCACGATGGGACTGGTGCGCCTGCATGCGAAGGCATGGCACATCGATCCGAACAAGATCGGCGTGGTCGGTTTCTCCGCCGGCGGTTTCCTGGTGGCGGAGATCAGCACGCACTTCGACAAGCGCCTGTACAAGCCGGTGGATGCGGCCGACCAGGAAAGCGCGCGCCCGGATTTCGCGATGGCGATCTACCCGGGACACCTCGCGCACGACGATGGCACCTTGAACAAGAACGTGCCCGTCACCCGCGACACGCCGCCCACCTTCATCGTGCAGGCCGAGAACGACGACGTAGATGGCGTGCAGCAGGCGTTGACTTATTTCGCCGCGCTGAAAGCCGCCGACGTGCCGACGGAAATGCATCTGTACGCGCAAGGCGGCCATGCCTTCGGCGTGCGGCGCACGAACCTGCCGATCACCCGTTGGACCGATCTGGCGGATGCGTGGATGCGAACGATAGGCGTGCTTTCGCCCTGA
- a CDS encoding tautomerase family protein codes for MPLVRISLRRGKSAAQLTALRNGIYEAMRETFNVPEDDRFILIHQHEAEEFDYDPHYLGIARSDDLVIVQIACSNTRTVAQKQAFYRRVAEKLTADPGLRPEDVFINLLETAKENWSFGHGIAQYA; via the coding sequence ATGCCTCTCGTCCGCATCTCCCTGCGCCGCGGCAAGTCCGCCGCCCAGCTCACCGCCCTGCGCAACGGCATCTACGAAGCCATGCGCGAGACCTTCAACGTGCCCGAGGATGATCGTTTCATCCTGATCCACCAGCATGAGGCCGAGGAATTCGACTACGACCCGCACTACCTCGGCATCGCGCGCAGCGACGATCTGGTGATCGTGCAAATCGCCTGCAGCAACACGCGCACGGTGGCACAGAAGCAGGCGTTCTATCGCCGCGTTGCGGAGAAGCTCACCGCCGATCCCGGCCTGCGCCCCGAAGACGTATTCATCAACCTGCTGGAAACGGCGAAGGAGAACTGGTCGTTCGGCCACGGCATCGCGCAGTACGCGTGA
- a CDS encoding DUF4865 family protein → MIAMQYAITLPADYDMAIIRRRIADKGHLLDDFPGLAFKAWLHASRNDDALPSRDNLYAPFYLWHDSEGMNAFLGGAGFAALARDFGRPAVHTWIPWQAELAADLHDTVCATRELVPIPAHADLAELRAAEAAAARQDRAAGALAAISACDPAGWTLLRLRLWPTLRPDLAHADRQLYRVGHVSQPH, encoded by the coding sequence ATGATCGCGATGCAGTACGCCATCACCCTGCCTGCCGACTACGACATGGCGATCATCCGCCGCCGCATTGCGGACAAGGGTCATCTGCTCGACGACTTCCCCGGTCTCGCGTTCAAGGCCTGGTTGCACGCGTCACGCAACGACGATGCGCTACCCAGCCGTGACAACCTCTACGCGCCGTTCTACCTGTGGCACGACAGCGAGGGCATGAACGCCTTCCTCGGCGGCGCCGGCTTCGCCGCGCTGGCGCGCGACTTCGGCCGCCCCGCGGTGCACACATGGATACCGTGGCAGGCGGAACTGGCCGCGGATCTGCACGACACCGTTTGCGCCACGCGTGAGCTCGTCCCGATTCCCGCGCATGCCGATTTGGCTGAACTGCGCGCCGCCGAGGCCGCCGCGGCACGGCAGGACCGCGCCGCCGGAGCGCTGGCCGCGATCAGCGCCTGCGACCCGGCCGGCTGGACCCTGCTGCGCCTGCGCCTGTGGCCGACGCTGCGCCCCGATCTTGCCCACGCGGATCGCCAGCTCTACCGCGTCGGCCATGTCTCGCAACCGCACTGA
- a CDS encoding carboxymuconolactone decarboxylase family protein produces MAHDPHYARKSIGDFAPKLAELTDEVLFADIWARTGLAPRERSIATLAALVALNRTEQLPFHVARARDNGLGETELVELITHLAFYAGWPCAFSAIGVLRKELAP; encoded by the coding sequence ATGGCCCACGATCCGCACTACGCCCGCAAGAGCATCGGCGACTTTGCCCCGAAGCTGGCCGAACTCACCGACGAGGTGCTGTTCGCCGACATCTGGGCGCGCACCGGACTCGCCCCGCGCGAGCGCAGCATCGCCACGCTGGCGGCGCTGGTCGCGCTCAACCGCACCGAGCAGCTGCCGTTCCACGTCGCCCGCGCCCGCGACAACGGCCTCGGTGAAACGGAACTGGTCGAGCTGATCACCCACCTCGCGTTCTACGCCGGCTGGCCTTGCGCGTTCTCGGCGATCGGCGTGCTGCGCAAGGAGCTGGCGCCATGA
- a CDS encoding LysR substrate-binding domain-containing protein, translating into MSRVNFDIDNLRSFATGIELGSFAQAAGRLNRSTSAVSAQLKKLEQQAGAPLLRKAGRGMALTEAGEVMLGYARRLLELNDEAAAAIRGAELEGRVRLGLQEDFGESLLPAVLGRFARAHPRLRIEARIARNAELLDGVNRGRLDLALAWEAGADSPHAERVGRWPMRWIAAAGAAPSKLRQRGEPLPLAVLEAPCLLRNAAIEALDRAGIAWRIAFSSASLAGTWAAVSAGLGVSVRTPLGLPNSVRALTAREAGLPALPMLGLALHRAEAEPAPAVAQLAGIIQRTLAAG; encoded by the coding sequence ATGTCTCGCGTCAACTTTGACATCGACAATCTGCGCAGCTTCGCCACCGGCATCGAGCTGGGCAGCTTCGCGCAGGCGGCGGGGCGGCTGAACCGCTCCACCTCCGCGGTGAGCGCGCAGCTGAAGAAGCTGGAGCAGCAGGCCGGCGCGCCGCTGCTGCGCAAGGCCGGCCGCGGCATGGCGCTCACCGAGGCGGGCGAGGTGATGCTGGGCTACGCGCGGCGCCTGCTGGAATTGAACGACGAGGCCGCCGCGGCGATCCGCGGCGCGGAGCTGGAGGGCCGCGTGCGGCTGGGCCTGCAGGAGGACTTCGGCGAAAGCCTGCTGCCCGCGGTGCTGGGGCGCTTCGCGCGGGCGCATCCCCGGCTGCGCATCGAGGCGCGCATCGCGCGCAACGCGGAGCTGCTGGATGGCGTGAATCGCGGCCGGCTGGATCTCGCGCTGGCCTGGGAGGCCGGTGCGGACAGTCCGCACGCCGAGCGCGTGGGGCGCTGGCCGATGCGCTGGATAGCCGCGGCTGGCGCTGCGCCGTCGAAGCTGCGCCAGCGCGGCGAACCACTGCCGCTGGCGGTGCTGGAGGCACCCTGCCTGCTGCGCAACGCGGCGATCGAGGCGCTGGACCGCGCCGGCATCGCGTGGCGCATCGCCTTCAGCAGCGCCAGCCTCGCTGGTACCTGGGCCGCGGTGAGTGCGGGGCTGGGCGTGAGCGTGCGCACGCCGCTGGGTCTGCCCAACAGCGTGCGGGCGCTGACCGCGAGGGAGGCCGGGTTGCCCGCACTGCCGATGCTTGGGTTGGCCTTGCATCGCGCCGAGGCGGAACCGGCGCCAGCGGTGGCGCAGCTGGCCGGCATCATCCAGCGCACGCTGGCGGCAGGGTAA
- a CDS encoding glutaminyl-peptide cyclotransferase, with product MKILAAIATAAFALACTAPARAHESIPVYGYRVVHGYPHDPQAYTEGLLYLDGHLYESTGQVGASSMRKVELATGKVLQQSPTPWPDYGEGIAVWKDKLIQLTWRNHEGFVYDLATLKPQARFDYPGEGWALTSDGQQLYMSDGTPTIRILDPETLKQTGQIDVTADGQPLQNINELEWVKGQIYANVWLTTRIARIDPKSGKVVGWIELAGLVPPAATLADPVNDVLNGIAYDAQHDRLFVTGKCWPKLYEIRLTAPKRRR from the coding sequence ATGAAAATCCTCGCCGCCATCGCCACCGCCGCATTCGCCCTGGCTTGCACCGCCCCGGCGCGCGCGCACGAGAGCATCCCCGTCTACGGCTACCGCGTGGTGCACGGCTACCCGCACGATCCGCAGGCCTATACCGAGGGCCTGCTGTATCTGGACGGCCATCTCTACGAGAGCACCGGCCAGGTGGGCGCCTCCAGCATGCGCAAGGTGGAGCTGGCGACCGGCAAGGTGCTGCAGCAGTCGCCCACGCCGTGGCCGGACTACGGCGAAGGCATCGCGGTGTGGAAGGACAAGCTGATCCAGCTCACCTGGCGCAACCACGAAGGTTTCGTCTACGACCTCGCCACGCTGAAGCCGCAGGCGCGTTTCGACTATCCGGGCGAGGGCTGGGCGCTGACCAGCGATGGCCAGCAGCTCTACATGAGCGACGGCACGCCCACCATCCGCATCCTCGACCCCGAAACGCTCAAGCAGACCGGCCAGATCGACGTGACGGCCGACGGCCAGCCGCTGCAGAACATCAACGAACTGGAATGGGTGAAGGGCCAGATCTACGCCAACGTGTGGCTCACCACGCGCATCGCGCGCATCGACCCGAAGAGCGGCAAGGTGGTGGGCTGGATCGAGCTCGCCGGCCTGGTGCCGCCAGCCGCCACGCTGGCCGATCCCGTCAACGACGTGTTGAACGGCATCGCGTACGACGCGCAGCACGACCGCCTGTTCGTCACCGGCAAATGCTGGCCGAAGCTGTACGAGATCAGGCTGACCGCGCCGAAGCGCAGACGCTGA
- a CDS encoding monovalent cation:proton antiporter-2 (CPA2) family protein: protein MDSHHFLQLAVVFLLATVVAVPLTKRFRLGSVLGYLLAGMAIGPQALGLVGDTGGVAAISEFGVVLMLFVIGLELSPQRLWVMRRSVFGTGLLQVLATSAVIGVIAWRLLGLTPGAAFIVAGSLALSSTAFGLQILGERKEAGSAYGRQAFAILLFQDLAAIPLIAAVPLLASSTTSHGFDLAGTLRTVGVIVAVVVGGRYLLRPVFRFVAKADAVEVSTATALLVVMGVALLMEVAGVSVTLGAFLAGVLLADSEYRHELESNIEPFKGLLLGLFFISVGMSMDISLLLRAPVLVLGLVAALLLLKGALLWPLGRIVGGLERGDALRLAVLLACGGEFAFVVLKLAGEQGLVSARQHNLLVLAITLSMALTPLLVTGLAKLLGAHKVRKPARAFDTIVAHSPRVIIAGYGRMGQIVSRVLRAEGIPFVALDHSVEQMDLIRRFGRGSDIFYGDPARPELLRAAQADKAEVFVLASDNPESSLHVARVVRRMYPHLKIVARARNRQHVWRLMDLGIDDPIRETLYSSLKMTKQALIALGLTPERAMDRVERFRRQDAELIKTQYLVYDDEAKLVQTTKEALAELDKLFEADAEPQARQARERNPDTPLTSSD from the coding sequence GTGGACAGCCATCATTTTCTGCAGCTGGCCGTGGTGTTCCTGCTGGCCACGGTGGTCGCGGTGCCGCTGACCAAGCGCTTCCGGCTGGGCTCGGTGCTGGGCTATCTGCTGGCCGGCATGGCGATCGGGCCGCAGGCGCTGGGCCTGGTGGGCGACACCGGAGGGGTTGCCGCGATCTCCGAGTTCGGCGTGGTGCTGATGCTGTTCGTGATCGGCCTGGAGCTGTCGCCGCAGCGGCTGTGGGTGATGCGGCGCTCGGTGTTCGGCACCGGCTTGCTGCAGGTGCTGGCCACCAGCGCGGTGATCGGCGTGATCGCCTGGCGCCTGCTCGGCCTCACGCCGGGGGCGGCGTTCATCGTGGCCGGCAGCCTGGCGCTGTCGTCCACCGCGTTCGGCCTGCAGATCCTCGGCGAACGCAAGGAGGCCGGTTCGGCCTACGGACGGCAGGCGTTCGCGATCCTGCTGTTCCAGGATCTCGCGGCGATTCCGCTGATCGCGGCGGTGCCGCTCCTGGCCAGCAGCACGACCAGCCACGGCTTCGATCTCGCGGGTACGCTGCGCACGGTGGGCGTGATCGTGGCGGTGGTGGTGGGCGGCCGCTACCTGCTGCGGCCGGTGTTCCGCTTCGTGGCGAAGGCGGATGCGGTGGAGGTGTCCACCGCCACCGCGCTGCTGGTGGTGATGGGCGTGGCGCTGCTGATGGAGGTGGCCGGTGTGTCGGTGACGCTGGGCGCCTTCCTCGCCGGCGTGCTGCTCGCCGATTCGGAATACCGCCACGAGCTGGAATCCAACATCGAGCCGTTCAAGGGCCTGCTGCTGGGGTTGTTCTTCATCAGCGTGGGCATGTCGATGGACATCTCGCTGCTGCTGCGCGCACCGGTGCTGGTGCTGGGCCTGGTCGCCGCGCTGCTGCTGTTGAAGGGCGCGTTGCTGTGGCCGCTGGGGCGCATCGTGGGCGGGCTGGAGCGCGGCGATGCGCTGCGCCTCGCGGTGCTGCTGGCCTGCGGCGGCGAGTTCGCGTTCGTGGTGCTCAAGCTGGCCGGCGAGCAGGGCCTGGTCAGCGCGCGCCAGCACAACCTGCTGGTGCTGGCGATCACGCTGTCGATGGCGTTGACGCCGCTGCTGGTGACGGGCCTGGCGAAGCTGCTGGGTGCGCACAAGGTGCGCAAACCGGCACGCGCGTTCGACACCATCGTGGCGCACTCGCCGCGCGTGATCATCGCCGGCTACGGCCGCATGGGGCAGATCGTGTCGCGCGTGTTGCGCGCGGAAGGCATCCCGTTCGTGGCGCTGGACCACTCGGTCGAGCAGATGGACCTGATCCGCCGCTTCGGCCGCGGCAGCGACATCTTCTATGGCGATCCCGCGCGCCCCGAGTTGCTGCGCGCCGCGCAGGCGGACAAGGCCGAGGTGTTCGTGCTGGCCAGCGACAATCCCGAATCCAGCCTGCACGTGGCGCGCGTGGTGCGGCGCATGTATCCGCACCTGAAGATCGTGGCGCGCGCGCGCAATCGCCAGCACGTGTGGCGGTTGATGGATCTCGGCATCGACGACCCGATCCGCGAGACGCTCTATTCCAGCCTCAAGATGACCAAGCAGGCGCTGATCGCGCTGGGCCTGACGCCCGAACGCGCGATGGATCGCGTGGAACGTTTCCGCCGCCAGGACGCCGAGCTGATCAAGACGCAGTACCTCGTCTACGACGACGAGGCCAAGCTGGTGCAGACCACGAAAGAGGCGCTGGCCGAACTCGACAAGCTGTTCGAGGCCGATGCCGAGCCGCAGGCGCGGCAGGCGCGCGAGCGCAATCCGGACACGCCGTTGACGAGTTCGGACTGA
- a CDS encoding glycosyltransferase family 9 protein: MPKPVHPLVIRFGRLGDTVLLQPLLHKLQQRYGQPCDLLAIGAWPAELYADQPEVAEVLALRAPRRPLLISRERWRAIGWLHERREAPVYVCEPQPRALLRIQRMLRLAGVPTAHRAYLVDLPLREREHWVDHLLRFGDGTPAAFRGRCDALAIDPGAAPQLRVDAAARFDCERWLHARGLHGHPLVLLQPANKRTLRWNGVRAIVDDDKAWPVQHWAALAWTILETLPSARVLLCGSPQEADYLEGIRAIAASEAVTSVAEELPLTRLKALLGCAHSMVSVDTGPAHLAAALGCSLVVMFGAAAPAHWAPRAAPGSAVTVLGGASCNARVDTLTVAQVADAWRGLPPRQARWRAVA; encoded by the coding sequence ATGCCCAAGCCCGTGCACCCGCTCGTCATCCGCTTCGGTCGCCTCGGCGACACCGTGCTGTTGCAGCCGCTGCTGCACAAGTTGCAGCAGCGCTACGGCCAGCCCTGCGACCTGCTCGCGATCGGCGCGTGGCCGGCGGAGTTGTACGCGGACCAGCCCGAGGTGGCCGAGGTACTCGCCCTGCGCGCGCCACGCCGGCCGCTGCTGATCAGTCGCGAACGTTGGCGCGCGATCGGCTGGCTGCACGAGCGGCGCGAGGCGCCGGTCTACGTATGCGAGCCGCAGCCACGTGCGCTGCTGCGGATCCAACGCATGCTCCGGCTGGCGGGCGTGCCGACGGCGCACCGCGCCTACCTGGTCGACTTGCCGTTGCGCGAACGCGAACACTGGGTCGACCACCTGCTGCGTTTCGGCGACGGCACGCCGGCCGCGTTCCGTGGCCGTTGCGATGCGCTGGCGATCGATCCCGGCGCCGCACCGCAACTGCGGGTCGACGCGGCAGCCCGGTTCGACTGCGAGCGCTGGCTGCACGCACGCGGCCTGCACGGCCATCCACTGGTGCTGCTGCAGCCGGCCAACAAGCGCACCCTGCGCTGGAACGGCGTGCGTGCGATCGTGGACGACGACAAGGCGTGGCCGGTGCAGCACTGGGCGGCGCTGGCCTGGACGATCCTGGAGACGCTGCCCTCGGCCCGGGTGCTGCTGTGCGGCAGTCCGCAGGAGGCCGATTACCTGGAAGGCATCCGCGCGATCGCGGCCAGCGAGGCGGTGACGTCAGTCGCCGAGGAGCTGCCGCTGACGCGGCTGAAGGCCTTGCTGGGCTGCGCGCACAGCATGGTGTCGGTGGACACGGGACCGGCGCATCTCGCCGCCGCGCTGGGTTGCTCGCTGGTGGTGATGTTCGGCGCCGCCGCGCCCGCGCACTGGGCGCCGCGCGCGGCGCCGGGCAGTGCGGTGACGGTGCTGGGCGGGGCGTCATGCAACGCGCGGGTGGATACCCTCACGGTGGCGCAGGTCGCCGACGCCTGGCGCGGCCTGCCGCCGCGCCAGGCGCGTTGGCGTGCGGTGGCCTGA